One window of Myripristis murdjan chromosome 8, fMyrMur1.1, whole genome shotgun sequence genomic DNA carries:
- the LOC115364428 gene encoding myosin-4-like: MSTDGEMAIFGPAAQYLRKSEKERIEAQSRPFDGKTACFVSDDRELYAKAEIQGKADGKVTVKTLDDRTLTVREEQVFPMNPPKFDKIEDMVMMTHLHEPAVLFNLKERYAAWMIYTYSGLFCVTVNPYKWLPVYNPEVVQAYRGKKRMEVPPHIFALSDNAYQFMLTDRENQSILITGESGAGKTVNTKRVIQYFATIAVSGDKKKETNSKMKGTLEDQIIQANPLLEAFGNAKTVRNDNSSRFGKFIRIHFGTTGKLASADIETYLLEKSRVTFQLGAERSYHIFYQLTCNKKPELIDMLLITTNPYDFAYISHGEISVKSINDAEELIATDEAIDILGFSADEKVGIYKLTGAVMHYGNMKFKQKQREEQAEPDGTEEADKAAYLMGLNSADLLKNLCYPRVKVGNEYVTKGQNVQQVYNSIGALAKSVYEKMFLWMVVRINQQLDTKQPRQHFIGVLDIAGFEIFDFNTLEQLCINFTNEKLQQFFNHHMFVLEQEEYKKEGIEWEFIDFGMDLAACIELIEKPMGIFSILEEECMFPKSTDTSFKNKLYDQHLGKNNCFLKPKPVKGKAEAHFSLVHYAGTVDYNISGWLEKNKDPLNESVVQLYQKSSVKLLAMLYVSFSGGNEAAAGGSSAKKGAKKKGASFQTVSALFRENLGKLMTNLRTTHPHFVRCLIPNETKTPGVMENQLVIHQLRCNGVLEGIRICRKGFPSRIIYGDFKQRYRILNASAVPEGQFMDNKKATEKLLGSIDVDHTQYKFGHTKVFFKAGLLGTLEEMRDERLAQVVTSTQALCRGYIVRLEYQKMVARKEAIYTIQYNFRSFMNVKHWPWMKLYFKLKPLLKSAEAEKEMAQMKVDFTKLKEDLAKSENRRKELEEKVVSIVQEKNDLLLQVQAESDNLLDAEERCEGLIKSKIQLEAKLKEVTERLEDEEEANAELTSKKRKMEDECSELKKDIDDLELTLAKVEKEKHAVENKVKNLTEEIMSQDENIAKLTKEKKALQEAHQQTLDDLQSEEDKINVLTKAKGKLEQQVDELEGSLEQEKKIRMDLERAKRKLEGDLKLAQESLMDVENEKQQLDEKLKKKDFELSQLQTKVEDEQALAAQLQKKIKELQARIEELEEEIEAERSARAKVEKQRSDLSRELEEISERLEEAGGATAAQVEMNKKREAEFQKLRRDLEECSLQHDATSAALRKKHADSVAELGEQLDNLQRVKQKLEKEKSELRLELDDLSSNMEAMAKSKINLEKMCRSLEDHLNEVKTKDEEHQRLINDLSSQKARLQTENGEMSRQLEEKESLMSQLTRGKQAFIQQIEELKRLNEEEVKAKNALAHSLQSARHDCDLLREQYEEEQEAKAELQRCMSKANSEVAQWRTKYETDAIQRTEELEEAKKKLALRLQEAEEAVEAVNSKCSSLEKTKQRLQGEVEDLMIDVERSNSAAAALDKKQRNFDKVVAEWKQKYEEAQAELETALKEVRSLGTENFKMKNAFEESLEQLETLKRENKNLQQEIMDLTEQLGETGKTIHELEKSKKQAEQEKGEAQTALEEAEASLEHEESKILRVQLELNQVKSEVDKKIAEKDEEIEQLKRNSQRVIDSMQSNLDAEVRSRNDALRVKKKMEGDLNEMEIQLSHANRQAAEAQKQLRNIQIQLKEVQIHLDEALRNSDDMKEQVAMSERRSNLMQAEIEEIRAALEQTERSRKTAEQELVDASERVQLLHSQNTSLINSRKKLEADLVQVQGEMEESNQEARNAEEKAKKAITDAAMMAEELKKEQDTSAHLERMKKNLEATVKDLQQRLDEAENLAMKGGKKQLQKLEARVRELENELEAEQRHGSDAVKGVRKFERRIKELTYQSEEDKKNIMRLQDLVDKLQLKVKVYKRQAEEAEEQANTHLSKVRKLQHELEEAEERADIAESQVNKMRVKSRDMCKGKDSGE; encoded by the exons ATGAGCACAGATGGGGAAATGGCAATCTTTGGGCCGGCTGCCCAGTACCTGCGGAAATCGGAGAAGGAGAGGATCGAGGCTCAGTCACGTCCCTTTGATGGCAAGACGGCATGCTTTGTCAGTGACGACAGAGAGCTGTATGCGAAGGCTGAGATCCAGGGCAAGGCGGATGGAAAAGTCACGGTCAAGACTCTGGATGACAGA ACTTTAACCGTCAGGGAGGAGCAGGTGTTTCCCATGAACCCGCCCAAGTTTGATAAGATCGAGGACATGGTGATGATGACTCACCTGCACGAGCCCGCCGTGCTCTTCAACCTCAAAGAGCGCTACGCAGCGTGGATGATCTAC ACGTATTCGGGCCTCTTCTGTGTGACCGTGAACCCCTACAAGTGGCTTCCCGTCTACAACCCCGAGGTGGTCCAGGCCTACCGGGGCAAGAAGAGGATGGAGGTTCCTCCTCACATCTTCGCCCTGTCCGATAACGCCTACCAGTTCATGCTCACCG ATCGTGAAAATCAGTCTATCCTGATCAC CGGAGAATCCGGCGCAGGCAAGACCGTCAACACCAAGCGTGTCATTCAGTACTTTGCGACCATCGCGGTGTCTGGAGACAAGAAGAAGGAGACGAACAGCAAAATGAAG GGGACCCTGGAGGATCAAATCATTCAAGCCAATCCTCTGCTGGAGGCCTTTGGGAACGCCAAGACTGTGAGAAACGACAACTCCTCTCGCTTT GGTAAATTCATTCGGATACACTTTGGCACGACCGGTAAACTGGCATCTGCAGACATTGAAACAT ATCTGCTGGAGAAATCAAGGGTGACGTTCCAGCTGGGGGCCGAGAGGAGCTACCACATCTTTTATCAGCTCACTTGCAACAAGAAGCCTGAACTTATTG ATATGCTTCTCATCACCACCAACCCCTACGACTTTGCCTACATCAGCCACGGGGAAATCAGCGTTAAAAGCATCAATGACGCCGAGGAGTTAATTGCTACGGAT GAAGCCATTGATATTCTGGGCTTCAGCGCTGATGAGAAAGTGGGCATCTACAAGCTGACAGGCGCTGTGATGCATTATGGGAATATGAAGTTCAAGCAGAAGCAGCGAGAGGAGCAGGCGGAGCCCGACGGCACCGAGG AAGCTGATAAAGCAGCGTATCTCATGGGCCTGAACTCCGCCGACCTGCTCAAAAATCTCTGTTATCCCCGGGTAAAGGTCGGGAATGAGTACGTCACCAAAGGACAAAATGTTCAGCAG gTGTACAACTCCATCGGCGCTCTTGCAAAATCAGTTTATGAGAAGATGTTCCTGTGGATGGTCGTGCGAATCAACCAGCAGCTCGATACCAAACAACCCAGACAGCACTTCATCGGCGTCCTCGACATCGCCGGCTTTGAGATCTTTGAC ttcAATACACTGGAGCAGCTCTGCATCAACTTCACCAACGAGAAACTGCAACAGTTTTTCAACCACCACATGTTTGTGCTGGAGCAAGAAGAGTACAAGAAGGAAGGGATCGAGTGGGAGTTCATTGACTTTGGCATGGACCTGGCAGCCTGCATCGAGCTCATTGAGAAG CCGATGGGCATCTTCTCCATCCTTGAGGAGGAGTGCATGTTCCCAAAATCAACAGACACCTCCTTCAAGAACAAACTCTACGACCAGCATCTTGGCAAGAACAACTGCTTCCTGAAGCCCAAGCCAGTCAAGGGCAAGGCCGAGGCCCACTTCTCCCTGGTGCACTACGCCGGCACCGTCGACTACAACATCAGCGGctggctggaaaaaaacaaggaccCGTTAAACGAATCCGTGGTGCAGCTCTACCAGAAGTCGTCGGTCAAATTACTGGCGATGCTGTACGTGAGCTTCTCTGGAGGAAACG aagcagcagcaggagggagCAGCGCCAAGAAAGGAGCCAAGAAGAAGGGAGCGTCTTTCCAAACTGTGTCAGCACTCTTCAGG gaGAACCTTGGCAAGCTCATGACCAATTTGAGAACCACCCACCCTCACTTTGTGCGGTGCTTAATACCAAATGAGACGAAAACACCAG GTGTGATGGAAAACCAGCTGGTTATCCACCAGCTTCGCTGTAACGGCGTGCTGGAGGGCATCAGGATCTGTAGGAAGGGATTTCCGAGCAGAATCATCTACGGGGACTTCAAGCAGAG GTACAGGATTCTCAATGCCAGTGCCGTTCCCGAGGGACAGTTCATGGATAACAAGAAAGCCACGGAGAAACTGCTGGGCTCCATCGACGTCGATCACACCCAGTACAAGTTTGGACACACCAAG GTGTTTTTTAAAGCTGGTCTCCTGGGAACCTTggaggagatgagagatgagCGCTTGGCCCAGGTTGTGACGTCCACTCAGGCTCTCTGTCGCGGCTACATCGTCCGGCTGGAGTACCAGAAGATGGTGGCCAGAAA GGAAGCGATctatacaatccaatacaacttcCGCTCCTTCATGAACGTGAAACACTGGCCATGGATGAAGCTGTACTTTAAACTCAAGCCCCTTCTGAAGAGCGCTGAGGCTGAGAAAGAAATGGCTCAAATGAAGGTGGACTTCACGAAGCTCAAGGAAGACCTGGCCAAATCAGAAAACAGGCGGAAGGAACTTGAGGAGAAGGTGGTTTCCATTGTACAAGAGAAGAACGATCTTCTCCTGCAAGTCCAGGCA GAGTCAGACAACCTGCTGGATGCGGAGGAGAGATGCGAAGGACTCATCAAAAGCAAGATCCAGCTGGAGGCCAAGCTGAAGGAGGTGACAGAGAGactggaggatgaggaggaggcaaACGCTGAGCTTACCTCCAAGAAGCGAAAGATGGAGGACGAGTGCTCTGAGCTCAAGAAGGACATCGACGACCTGGAGCTCACCTTGGCCAAAgtggagaaggagaaacacgCCGTCGAGAACAAG GTGAAAAATCTCACTGAGGAAATCATGAGCCAGGATGAGAACATTGCCAAGCTGACCAAGGAGAAGAAAGCCCTGCAGGAGGCCCATCAGCAAACACTGGACGACCTGCAGTCAGAGGAGGACAAAATCAACGTTCTAACCAAAGCCAAAGGCAAATTAGAGCAACAGGTGGATGAG CTGGAAGGCTCACTGGAACAAGAGAAGAAGATCCGCATGGACCTTGAGAGAGCCAAGAGGAAGCTTGAGGGTGATCTGAAACTTGCGCAGGAGTCCCTTATGGACGTGGAAAATGAGAAGCAGCAGCTGgatgaaaagctgaaaaa GAAAGACTTTGAGTTGTCACAGCTGCAGACTAAGGTTGAAGATGAACAAGCTCTTGCTGCACAGctacagaagaaaataaaagagctCCAG GCTCGCattgaggagctggaggaggaaattGAGGCTGAGCGCTCTGCCCGGGCCAAAGTGGAGAAGCAGAGGTCTGATCTCTccagggagctggaggagatcaGCGAGAGGCTCGAGGAGGCCGGAGGAGCCACCGCCGCTCAGGTTGAGATGAACAAGAAGCGTGAAGCCGAGTTTCAGAAGCTCCGCAGGGACCTGGAGGAGTGCTCGCTGCAACACGACGCAACCTCCGCCGCTCTGCGCAAGAAACACGCCGACAGTGTGGCCGAACTGGGAGAGCAGCTCGATAACCTCCAGAGGGTCAAGCAGAaactggagaaggagaagagcgAGTTAAGACTGGAGCTGGATGACTTGTCAAGCAATATGGAAGCCATGGCCAAATCAAAG ATTAATTTGGAGAAAATGTGCCGTTCGCTTGAGGATCATCTGAATGAGGTCAAAACCAAAGATGAAGAGCATCAGAGACTAATAAACGACCTTTCGAGTCAGAAAGCCCGGCTCCAGACAGAAAATG GGGAAATGTCTCGCCAGCTTGAAGAAAAAGAATCCCTAATGTCGCAGTTAACTCGGGGAAAGCAAGCCTTCATCCAGCAGATCGAAGAGTTGAAAAGACTCAACGAGGAGGAAGTTAAG gCGAAGAACGCCCTGGCTCATAGTTTACAGTCAGCTCGTCATGACTGCGACTTGTTGAGAGAGCAGtacgaggaggagcaggaggccaaAGCTGAGCTGCAGCGCTGCATGTCCAAAGCCAACAGCGAGGTGGCTCAGTGGAGAACCAAGTACGAGACCGATGCCATCCAGCGCACCGAGGAGCTCGAGGAGGCCAA GAAGAAGTTGGCGCTGCGTCTTCAGGAGGCAGAAGAAGCCGTGGAGGCCGTGAACTCCAAGTGCTCCTCTCTTGAGAAGACGAAACAGCGGCTGCAAGGGGAGGTGGAGGACCTGATGATCGACGTTGAGAGGTCCAATTCTGCCGCTGCTGCTCTGGACAAGAAGCAGAGAAACTTTGATAAG GTTGTGGCTGAGTGGAAGCAGAAATATGAGGAGGCTCAGGCAGAGCTGGAGACCGCTTTAAAAGAGGTGCGTTCCCTGGGCACAGAGAACTTCAAGATGAAGAATGCCTTTGAGGAATCCCTGGAACAACTGGAGACGCTCAAACGTGAGAACAAGAACCTGCAAC aGGAAATTATGGATCTGACTGAACAGCTTGGAGAAACAGGCAAAACCATCCATGAActtgaaaaatcaaagaaacaaGCCGAGCAGGAGAAAGGGGAGGCCCAGACGGCTTTGGAGGAGGCCGAG GCCTCCTTGGAGCATGAGGAATCCAAGATCCTGCGTGTCCAACTGGAGCTGAACCAGGTGAAGTCCGAGGTGGACAAGAAGATAGCCGAGAAGGACGAAGAGATCGAGCAGCTCAAGAGAAACAGCCAAAGAGTCATTGACTCCATGCAAAGTAATTTGGATGCTGAGGTCAGGAGCAGAAACGACGCCCTGAGAGTGaagaaaaagatggagggagacctGAACGAGATGGAGATTCAGCTGAGTCATGCTAACAGGCAGGCTGCCGAGGCCCAGAAACAGCTGAGGAACATACAAATCCAGCTCAAG GAGGTGCAGATTCACCTCGATGAGGCCCTGAGAAACAGCGATGACATGAAGGAGCAGGTTGCCATGTCTGAGCGCAGGAGCAACCTGATGCAGGCTGAGATCGAGGAGatcagagctgctctggagcaAACCGAGAGGAGCCGCAAGACAGCCGAGCAGGAGCTGGTGGACGCCAGCGAGAGAGTGCAGCTGCTTCACTCACAG AATACCAGCCTGATTAACAGTCGGAAGAAGCTGGAGGCTGAtctggttcaggttcagggTGAGATGGAGGAGAGCAACCAAGAGGCCAGAAATGCTGAAGAGAAAGCCAAAAAGGCCATCACCGAt GCCGCCATGATGGCTgaggagctgaagaaggagCAGGACACCAGCGCCCACctggagaggatgaagaagaacCTGGAGGCCACGGTGAAGGACCTGCAGCAGCGACTCGACGAGGCTGAGAACCTGGCCATGAAGGGTGGGAAGAAACAACTGCAGAAACTGGAAGCACGG GTGCGAGAGCTGGAGAATGAGCTTGAAGCGGAGCAAAGGCATGGATCAGATGCGGTGAAAGGGGTTCGCAAATTTGAGCGCAGGATCAAGGAGCTCACCTATCAG TCCGAGGAAGATAAGAAAAACATCATGAGGCTGCAAGACCTGGTGGACAAACTCCAGCTGAAGGTCAAAGTGTACAAGAGGCAGGCTGAGGAGGCG GAGGAGCAAGCAAACACCCATCTGAGCAAAGTGAGGAAGCTGCAGCACgagctggaggaggcagaggagcgCGCTGACATCGCCGAGTCCCAGGTCAACAAGATGAGGGTCAAGAGCCGGGACATGTGCAAG GGGAAAGACAGTGGAGAATAG